CAGATGCCGGCATCACGCGGTGAGATGCGCCCCTCGGGGACGACCCCGGTCGCTTCGGCGACGACGAGTCCGGCACCGCCGGAAGCGAACTGCGTCAGATGCGTGTGGTGCCATTCCTGCACGACCCCGTCCACAGCCGAGTACATGCACATCGGCGAGACCCAGAGGCGATTCGGGAAGGTGACGGATCTGATGCCGAGCGGGGAGAAGAGAAGACTCACCCTACGACCGTAGTCCCGCGGGACAGCCGCTCGGCGCGCTAGCGTGGACGCATGGTCGACGTCCGCGAATGGTCCCGCGCCGACACCGCGCGCCTGTTGCGCGTTCCGGGCCCCGACGACGACAAGTACTCGCGTGGTGTCGTCGCCCTGCGCACCGGTTCCAACGCGTATCCCGGTGCAGCGGTGCTCGGCGTCGAAGCAGCCTGGCGCGCCGGTGCGGGGTACGTTCGCTTCGTCGGCGAGGGACGCGCAGCGGATGCCGTCATCGCCCGCCGCCCGGAGACCGTCGCCGCACCGGACATCGGACGCACGCGTGTGGGCGCCTGGGTGATCGGCTCGGGCACGGATTCTGCGGCGCGCGCTCCTGAGGAGACTGCCGCACTTCGCGGGATCCTCGCCGGTTCCGTGCCGGTCGTCGTCGACGCCGGGGCACTGTATCTCGCACCGGATGCTGCGGCGCCGCTTGTGGCCACTCCGCATGCGGGCGAGTTCGCGCGGCTGCGTGAGCTGCTGAGACTGCCTGCAGACGGCGCGGGTGATCACGTCGTCGACGTCGCCGAGACCGCGCACGCGCTGGGATGCACGGTGCTCTTGAAGGGCGCGAGGACACTGGTCGCCGCGCCGGAGGCCACCGTGATCTCGGTCTCGTCCGCCCCGGGTTGGCTGGCGACGGCCGGTGCGGGCGACGTTCTCGCCGGTGTGCTCGGCGCTCTCCTCGCGGCGAACCCGGACACGCCGGCGGCCGAAGTCGCTGCGGCCGGCGCATGGCTGCACGGACATGCCGCGACGCTCGCCTCCAGGTCGGGTGCCGGCGCCTCCGGCCGCCCGATCGTCGCGCTCGATGTCGCCGCGGCGTTGCCTGCGGCCGTCGAAGACCTGCTCTCGTGACACCTCGTACGGCGGTACTGTGGACCGCTTTCCTCGCGGCGCACGTGCTGGTCGCCTGGCAAGGGTGGATATATCCGAGTCAGCCGATGGGCGACGTCGTGCTCGTGTACGAACCCTGGTCTGCCGCCGTCGTGAGCGGCGGGTCCATAGTCGGGA
The DNA window shown above is from Microbacterium murale and carries:
- a CDS encoding ADP-dependent NAD(P)H-hydrate dehydratase is translated as MVDVREWSRADTARLLRVPGPDDDKYSRGVVALRTGSNAYPGAAVLGVEAAWRAGAGYVRFVGEGRAADAVIARRPETVAAPDIGRTRVGAWVIGSGTDSAARAPEETAALRGILAGSVPVVVDAGALYLAPDAAAPLVATPHAGEFARLRELLRLPADGAGDHVVDVAETAHALGCTVLLKGARTLVAAPEATVISVSSAPGWLATAGAGDVLAGVLGALLAANPDTPAAEVAAAGAWLHGHAATLASRSGAGASGRPIVALDVAAALPAAVEDLLS